One segment of Alnus glutinosa chromosome 2, dhAlnGlut1.1, whole genome shotgun sequence DNA contains the following:
- the LOC133861766 gene encoding receptor-like protein 7 codes for MGLPLSLFIFMPFLIVLSHLHLVFTLSSPFMQPLCHHDDSSALLQFKKSFIINESASYYLSNCHKVASWTLEGDKSDCCSWDGVECDEHTGHVIGLNLSSSCLFGSINSNSSLFHLVHLQSLNLSNNDFYGSHIPSQVRDLSRLIDLDLHSSNFSGQIPLEISQLSHLSSLDLSWNPCLELEKLSLRSLVGNMTRLQKLDLSLVNISSTVPNILANLSSLMHLGLEVCGLHGEFPKDIFKLSKLRYLNVRFNPVLTSYLPVFTWSSPLETLLFGETSFSGELPASIENLGKLIELDISRCNFSGSIPSSLGNLTKLTLLDFSYNAFVGNLPPSLGNLTKLTFLDFSFNAFVGNLPPSLGNITKLTSLYLDYNAFVGNIPPSLGNLVQLSYLDISHNKLTGPIPFELVNLPQLTRVDLSYNLLSGEMHFGLKNNTPLTSIVLSNNRLTGPVTFGPMNLTQLFNLDLSANKLHGQISNSVFNLKNLGFLDLSKNYLDGIVEFDEFVRVAVLYSLDISGNQLSEFPNFLRNQHELEYLNLSNNKIHGQVPEWMWNTSSTSLQILDLSKNFLTGFGHYPIFLPWTCLRFLSLKSNLFQGSLPIPPVSTFIFSISSNSLTGNIPELFCNLSSLQVLDLANNNLSGSLPRCLDNFGASLSVLDLRKNKFQGSIPYTWIRRSQYLSIINLSQNEFQGHLSRSLAKCMMLKVLDLSDNQFNDKFPFWLGHLPNLEVLILRSNKFNGSMETRQTYFKFPSMRILDISNNDLMGKLPLRLLENWKAKKFENVDSSTYIQEESYLYSARWEYYLPQSTYTYSMMMTNKGNIMFYEKVQELFTAIDFSNNRFVGEIPKSIENLKGAQLLNLSNNYLTGHIPSSLGNLTELETLDLSQNKLSGEIPQQLTQLIFLEVFNVSHNSLTGPIPQGKQFDTFENNSFEDNPGLCGKPLTKKCGNFDKAPFKHSIFEASQASRSPFEFGWKIVVIGYGFGFVVGVIIGPIVIARKHDWLMKTFRIRPPSRRRR; via the coding sequence ATGGGTTtacctctttctctcttcattttcaTGCCCTTCCTTATCGTGCTTTCACACTTGCATCTTGTATTCaccctttcttctcctttcatGCAACCCCTGTGCCATCATGATGACAGCTCTGCCTTGTTGCAATTCAAGAAAAGCTTTATTATCAACGAATCTGCATCTTATTATCTTTCGAATTGTCATAAGGTTGCATCTTGGACATTAGAAGGGGACAAAAGTGATTGCTGTTCATGGGATGGGGTGGAGTGCGATGAACACACTGGTCATGTAATTGGCCTCAACCTCAGTAGCAGCTGTTTATTTGGTTCTATTAACTCCAACAGTAGCCTTTTTCACCTTGTTCACCTCCAAAGCCTTAACCTTTCCAACAATGACTTTTACGGCTCTCATATCCCATCCCAGGTACGTGATCTTTCAAGGCTAATAGATCTCGATCTCCATTCGTCTAATTTTTCTGGTCAAATCCCGTTAGAAATTTCACAATTGTCGCACTTGTCATCCCTCGACTTGTCTTGGAACCCTTGTTTGGAACTCGAAAAGCTCAGCTTAAGAAGTCTAGTTGGAAATATGACCCGCCTACAAAAGCTTGATTTGAGTCTGGTGAACATTAGCTCTACGGTGCCTAATATTTTGGcaaatttgtcttctttaatgCACCTCGGTCTCGAAGTTTGTGGTTTGCACGGGGAATTTCCAAAAGACATCTTTAAGCTATCAAAGTTACGGTATCTTAATGTGAGATTCAATCCTGTCCTCACTAGTTATTTACCTGTCTTTACATGGAGTAGTCCGCTGGAGACATTACTCTTCGGAGAGACAAGTTTCTCAGGTGAGCTACCAGCTTCTATAGAAAACCTTGGCAAGCTGATTGAGTTGGATATAAGTCGTTGCAATTTCTCGGGGTCCATCCCATCTTCCCTCGGTAACCTCACTAAACTCACTTTACTTGACTTTTCATATAATGCTTTCGTGGGTAACCTTCCGCCTTCACTTGGAAACCTCACTAAACTCACTTTTCTTGACTTTTCATTTAATGCTTTCGTGGGTAACCTTCCGCCTTCACTTGGAAACATCACTAAACTCACTTCTCTTTATCTTGACTACAATGCTTTCGTGGGTAACATTCCGCCTTCACTTGGAAACCTTGTCCAACTCTCTTATCTAGACATTTCTCACAATAAATTGACAGGTCCAATCCCTTTTGAGCTTGTAAACTTGCCACAACTGACTCGAGTTGATTTAAGCTATAATCTTTTGAGTGGTGAAATGCATTTTGGGCTTAAGAACAACACACCATTGACCTCCATTGTCTTGAGCAACAATCGGTTAACTGGTCCAGTTACTTTTGGGCCTATGAACCTCACACAATTATTTAACTTGGACCTTTCAGCCAACAAGCTTCATGGTCAAATTTCAAACTCAGTCTTCAACCTCAAGAATCTTGGATTTCTCGATCTCTCTAAGAACTACCTTGACGGCATTGTGGAGTTTGATGAGTTTGTTAGGGTCGCAGTTTTATATTCTTTGGATATTTCTGGTAATCAATTGAGTGAGTTTCCGAATTTTCTAAGAAACCAACATGAATTGGAGTATTTAAACTTGTCCAACAACAAGATTCATGGCCAAGTCCCAGAATGGATGTGGAACACAAGCAGCACAAGCCTACAAATTCTTGATCTTTCCAAGAACTTTCTCACAGGCTTTGGTCATTATCCAATTTTTCTTCCATGGACTTGTCTACGATTTCTTAGCCTCAAGTCCAATTTGTTTCAAGGATCACTTCCTATTCCGCCAGtctcaacttttattttttctatttccaGCAACTCATTGACTGGAAATATACCAGAATTGTTTTGCAATCTGAGTTCTCTTCAAGTCCTTGATTTAGCAAATAACAATTTAAGTGGTTCACTTCCTCGATGCTTGGACAACTTTGGAGCTTCTCTATCAGTTCTTGATCTGCGAAAGAACAAATTTCAAGGAAGTATTCCATATACTTGGATAAGGAGAAGTCAATATTTGAGTATAATAAATTTAAGTCAAAACGAATTCCAAGGGCATTTATCGAGATCGTTGGCCAAGTGCATGATGCTAAAGGTCCTTGATCTTAGTGACAAccaattcaatgataaatttccATTTTGGTTGGGTCATCTTCCAAATTTAGAGGTCCTCATTTTACGGTCGAACAAATTCAACGGTTCAATGGAGACACGTCAAACTTATTTTAAGTTTCCCAGCATGCGAATCCTTGACATCTCCAACAATGATTTAATGGGAAAGCTGCCATTAAGACTTCTTGAAAATTGGAAGGCcaaaaaatttgagaatgtggATTCGTCAACATATATTCAAGAAGAATCATACCTCTATTCTGCTAGGTGGGAGTATTATCTGCCTCAGAGTACTTATACTTACTCTATGATGATGACAAACAAAGGCAATATTATGTTCTACGAGAAAGTTCAAGAATTGTTCACAGCCATTGATTTCTCAAACAACAGATTTGTCGGTGAGATTCCAAAATCTATTGAAAATTTAAAGGGAGCTCAGTTGCTCAATCTTTCGAATAACTATCTCACAGGTCACATCCCTTCGTCTTTAGGAAACCTTACAGAGCTGGAAACATTAGACCTTTCTCAGAACAAATTGTCAGGAGAGATTCCACAGCAACTAACACAACTTATTTTCTTAGAAGTCTTCAATGTTTCTCATAATAGTCTCACAGGACCTATACCACAAGGAAAACAATTTGATACATTTGAGAACAATTCATTTGAAGATAATCCAGGATTGTGCGGCAAACCATTGACAAAGAAATGTGGGAATTTTGATAAGGCGCCTTTTAAACATTCAATCTTTGAAGCAAGCCAAGCCTCTAGATCCCCATTTGAATTTGGTTGGAAGATAGTTGTGATTGGatatggatttggatttgttgtTGGAGTAATAATTGGGCCCATTGTGATCGCAAGGAAGCATGATTGGTTAATGAAGACCTTCCGAATAAGGCCACCGAGTAGGAGGAGACGCTGA